Proteins co-encoded in one Neodiprion lecontei isolate iyNeoLeco1 chromosome 3, iyNeoLeco1.1, whole genome shotgun sequence genomic window:
- the LOC107217547 gene encoding sushi, von Willebrand factor type A, EGF and pentraxin domain-containing protein 1-like isoform X4 — protein sequence MFSFRLRNLFTLFTVFGLFCRNYSFEVHQSNELHDFNGTHAANQDRDAWSANSSAADFLNSGLRKKPFQQQSFPHISKLKVEVLSKMLKIHVDQLRDKTDQVELVFLVDASASVGLENFRSELNFVRKLLADFTVAREATRVAIVTFAGKTNVIRHVDQISSVEDGNHKCNLLNHQIGSIEYTGGGTYTRGALLEALDILQHSRSGARTAVFLVTDGFSNGGDPRPAATLLKNAGVIVFTFGIRTGNIGELHDIASEPGYAHSYLLDSFPEFEALARRALHHDLQSGEYIKINFLQDCDLLCSKNSTEIGDTQCCDVNASCACGTATGHYACLCHPGYFGSGFYGSCQLCPNGTFGPGNIPGDSNAACIPCPDLNHVTIKSPAISSADCVCAAGFTTNGNKCEAITCPKLKVPENGYLVKASACNNVVNAACGVRCKIGFHLTGDSIRLCLNSGAWSGTQPQCLLKTCPALQAPPHGKIRCEHEDDHQVINAGLSAYPIDTHCEYKCDIGYQLRGSRARNCLPLSRWDGLRVSCRPIKCHPLRSVPNGEIIPPQCTGYNKLPFATKCTIRCKEGFTRTGPENKVCTGLTGSWLHRHNVTQCIDSTPPNITCPSNITVETLSGKNYSMVNWTKPLAIDNAKAAPMVWTEPAVEAPWKFGIGTHVVTYIAQDASKNRAECKFSATVIDKEPPTVENCVDPPIFLLENKSMAINITWDEPVFYDNSGHPLEISKSHTPGTEIFNLGTTQIVYNATDKANNTRTCTFNITVEDACENVPSPTNGHSDCSVLQEGIRCVVVCAEGYGFVLPETASYIDDENVTLTCNNGNHSWNNEVFPDCSVTQVPYAISQDLTVVLDTNTSNCNDPTALNSLSQNIKAGLESQLKQVCDDEVQCNISQSAFDCNGGMDEDSNASNTILNTSTRKLRRSVKRFPHSDKIAVRRGSNSSKNHTKSEVKWDKIELKYKIIGKMIDDTGNNSNQEIIQLKKKIEAMMKGGYLSLLDNKTSLQEISKQVLRLYVIFEEPKELCSTGSVLKKHRCVKCPSGTFHNTTKNRCQSCPLGEYQEDVGSSTCKKCPEHTSTRKKHSKRTSDCLNFCRPGYYSRRKRHHKSTLAFEPCVTCAKGFYQPDYAQLKCIPCPANTTTYNRGSYSIDECLVIDHADKDPCHKNPCHNGGKCVPVGSDFKCECIGDFIGSKCEIRPNPCDSLPCLNEGQCIALDGIKNSVEHKCLCKSGFTGINCETYIDECSTNPCRNGGSCISTEVDYKCICKNGFEGDNCEVVIDHCKTSICESGSKCHIINGTWQCICKPGFLGRRCSRLPCDWLPCHQNAVCVNIEELNATKKSYRCECPEGYTGIDCTTHVNHCKDLLCMNNGTCMNNFSNFSCECRKEFNGSKCENELSSRYTMYFPKSGTTDYVMLSGPNKNLSQFTVCLWLQSLDTVNYGTVLSYATRLHDNALTLTDYNGFVIYINGNRVVTDITANDGYWHFVCVTWENVFGFWQVFVDGIVRENGTQLASETLIEGNGTLVIGQEQDRMGGGFSESESLLGKLSSLDIWDEVLNGDVIKKLSQQCETYHGSLYSWAQLQQYVRGNIEIQNSSFCHACSLPKAPFKGQIEVNYDASEIVYTCEKGYLVKFGKKESAVLTRRCLKQGQWEGYSTPTCTKVKCGFPGYFPRGQVHGRSYSYGDQIHYSCKKRSTLRGNPNRICTAHGKWSGVQPLCISKTCKNLLAPDNGDIEYLIEDHERNDTSILQVGQQLAFICNPGFRVLGNMYLTCMENGEWDNAVPKCIAFGCPPPELMENAFIASNISTGVEILPAESFLNSQRDNLSEDSASLNFEFNALIMDRGMVWSLVVFRCVV from the exons ATGTTTTCATTCAGGCTCAGAAATTTGTTCACATTGTTTACTGTTTTCGGCCTATTTTGTCGTAATTATTCATTCGAAGTTCATCAATCGAATGAATTACACGATTTCAATGGCACCCATGCAGCCAATCAGGATCGAGACGCCTGGTCTGCAAACTCTTCGGCTGCAGACTTCCTCAACAGCGGACTTAGGAAAAAACCATTTCAACAACAAAGTTTCCCTCATATTTCTAAACTGAAAGTCGAGGTTCTGTCGAAAATGCTCAAAATCCACGTAGATCAATTACGGGATAAAACCGACCAG GTGGAACTGGTTTTTCTTGTTGATGCGTCAGCGTCGGTtggtttggaaaattttcgcagTGAGTTGAATTTCGTTCGTAAGTTGCTAGCGGATTTTACCGTAGCCAGAGAAGCCACGCGGGTCGCCATTGTGACCTTTGCTGGAAAAACCAACGTAATACGACATGTGGATCAAATATCCAGCGTCGAAGATGGTAATCATAAGTGCAATTTGCTCAATCATCAAATCGGAAGCATCGAATACACAGGCGGTGGAACTTACACCCGAGGTGCTCTCCTCGAAGCCCTT GATATTTTACAACACAGTCGCTCCGGAGCCCGTACAGCTGTTTTCCTGGTAACGGATGGATTCAGCAATGGAGGAGACCCTAGGCCAGCTGCCACTCTATTGAAAAACGCTGGTGTCATTGTTTTCACCTTTGGAATTCGAACAGGAAATATTGGAGAGTTACATGACATAGCGAGTGAACCTGGCTACGCTCACAGCTACCTCTTGGACAGTTTTCCTGAGTTCGAAGCACTGGCTCGTAGAGCATTGCATCACG ACTTGCAGTCGGGCGAGTATATTAAGATTAATTTTCTGCAAGACTGTGATTTACTATGCTCCAAAAATTCGACCGAAATTGGTGACACGCAGTGTTGTGACGTGAATGCATCTTGTGCTTGTGGAACAGCCACTGGTCACTACGCCTGCTTATGCCACCCGGGTTATTTTGGATCTGGATTTTATGGTTCCTGTCAAC TTTGTCCGAATGGAACATTCGGTCCTGGGAATATCCCAGGAGATTCCAATGCAGCCTGTATTCCTTGCCCAGACTTGAATCACGTTACTATCAAGAGCCCTGCGATTAGTTCAGCTGATTGTGTTTGTGCAGCCGGGTTTACTACCAATGGAAATAAATGTGAAG CCATAACTTGCCCCAAACTAAAAGTGCCAGAAAATGGGTATTTAGTGAAAGCAAGTGCCTGTAACAATGTTGTTAATGCTGCGTGCGGAGTTCGTTGTAAAATTGGTTTTCATCTAACCGGCGACAGCATTCGACTTTGTCTTAACAGTGGTGCGTGGTCTGGTACTCAACCACAGTGTCTTT TAAAAACATGCCCGGCACTACAAGCACCGCCGCATGGAAAAATACGGTGTGAGCACGAGGATGATCATCAGGTGATAAATGCTGGCCTCTCTGCATATCCAATAGACACTCATTGTGAATACAAATGTGATATCGGCTATCAGCTGCGTGGAAGCAGAGCCAGAAATTGTTTGCCTCTGTCAAGATGGGATGGCCTTAGGGTATCTTGCCGAC CAATCAAATGTCACCCCCTGAGATCTGTGCCAAATGGTGAAATAATTCCGCCACAGTGCACAGGGTACAATAAACTGCCTTTTGCCACAAAATGTACCATTCGATGCAAAGAAGGCTTCACTCGCACGGGTCCAGAGAACAAAGTCTGTACTGGACTCACTGGCTCCTGGTTGCATCGTCACAATGTGACCCAATGTATAG ATAGCACTCCCCCAAATATAACTTGTCCTTCGAACATCACCGTTGAGACTTTGTCAGGCAAAAACTATTCCATGGTCAACTGGACGAAGCCATTAGCAATTGATAATGCCAAGGCTGCCCCCATGGTTTGGACCGAGCCAGCTGTTGAAGCACCATGGAAATTTGGAATCGGAACTCATGTGGTTACGTACATAGCGCAAGATGCCAGTAAAAATAGGGCAGAATGCAAATTCAGTGCTACTGTTATAG ACAAGGAACCACCCACTGTTGAAAACTGCGTTGATCCTCCTATTTTTCTACTTGAGAACAAGTCGATGGCAATAAATATTACTTGGGACGAGCCTGTATTTTATGACAACTCTGGACATCCTCTGGAGATTAGTAAAAGTCACACACCTGGAACAGAGATTTTCAATCTCGGGACAACTCAAATCGTGTACAATGCAACAGACAAGGCTAATAATACGAGAACTTGCACATTTAATATCACTGTAGAAG ATGCATGTGAAAACGTTCCATCTCCAACAAATGGGCACAGCGATTGCTCCGTTCTGCAGGAAGGGATTCGGTGCGTTGTGGTATGCGCTGAAGGCTACGGTTTTGTATTACCTGAAACAGCTTCATACATAGATGATGAGAATGTAACTTTGACTTGTAACAATGGCAATCATTCATGGAATAACGAGGTGTTTCCTGATTGTTCTG TGACGCAAGTACCCTATGCCATATCTCAAGATCTGACTGTCGTATTGGATACAAATACTTCTAACTGCAATGATCCGACAGCTCTGAATTCA CTAAGTCAGAACATCAAAGCTGGCTTGGAATCACAATTGAAACAGGTGTGTGACGATGAAGTACAATGTAACATTTCTCAATCTGCGTTCGATTGCAATGGTGGAATGGATGAAGACAGCAATGCTTCGAATACCATTCTAAATACGTCGACTCGTAAACTAAGAAGAAGTGTTAAACGTTTTCCTCACAGTGACAAAATTGCTGTTAGGAGAGGTTCAAATTCTTCGAAAAACCATACAAAATCTGAAGTTAAATGggacaaaattgaattgaagtataaaattattg GAAAAATGATTGATGATACTGGAAACAATTCAAACCAAGAAATTATtcagttgaaaaagaaaatagaagcAATGATGAAAGGTGGTTATTTAAGTCTTCTCGACAATAAAACAAGCCTACAGGAAATCAGCAAACAAGTTCTACGTCTTTATGTAATATTCGAAGAACCTAAAGAACTCTGCTCCACTGGTAGCGTCCTGAAGAAGCACCGTTGTG TAAAATGTCCAAGTGGTACATTCCATAATACAACGAAGAATCGTTGTCAGTCCTGTCCGTTGGGAGAATATCAAGAGGACGTTGGATCTAGCACCTGTAAGAAATGTCCGGAACACACTTCAACAAGAAAAAAGCATTCCAAACGCACGTCGGACTGTTTAA ATTTTTGTCGTCCTGGTTATTATTCTCGACGGAAAAGGCACCACAAATCGACCCTTGCCTTCGAGCCATGTGTCACTTGTGCAAAAGGCTTTTATCAACCTGATTATGCTCAGTTGAAATGCATACCTTGCCCAGCAAATACAACAACGTACAATCGTGGATCTTATAGCATTGACGAATGTCTTGTCATTGATCATGCTGACAAGGATCCTTGTCATAAAAACCCTTGTCATAATGGAGGAAAATGTGTGCCAGTCGGTAGTGACTTCAAGTGTGAATGTATTGGAGATTTTATTG GTTCCAAATGCGAGATTCGTCCAAATCCATGCGATTCTTTGCCTTGCTTGAACGAAGGGCAATGTATTGCTTTAGATGGCATTAAAAATTCAGTAGAACATAAATGCCTGTGCAAGAGCGGCTTTACAGGAATCAATTGTGAG ACTTATATCGACGAGTGCTCCACAAATCCATGCCGGAATGGAGGATCGTGTATTAGTACAGAGGTGGATTACAAGTGTATTTGCAAAAATGGATTCGAAG GTGATAATTGCGAAGTAGTGATTGACCATTGCAAAACATCGATCTGTGAATCTGGATCAAAATGTCATATCATTAATGGAACGTGGCAATGCATCTGCAAACCGGGCTTCTTAGGACGTCGTTGTAGCCGGCTTCCTTGTGATTGGTTACCCTGCCACCAAAACGCTGTCTGCGTTAATATCGAGGAATTAAATGCAACCAAAAAAAGTTACAG GTGCGAATGTCCAGAGGGTTATACAGGAATCGATTGCACTACACATGTGAATCACTGTAAAGATTTGCTTTGTATGAACAACGGAACATGCATGAACAATTTCTCGAATTTTAGTTGCGAATGTCGAAAAGAATTTAATGGATCCAAGTGTGAAAATG AATTATCATCACGGTATACGATGTACTTTCCCAAGTCTGGGACCACAGATTACGTGATGCTGAGCGGACCAAACAAAAATCTATCGCAA TTTACTGTTTGTTTGTGGCTTCAATCGTTAGATACGGTCAACTATGGTACGGTCCTTTCCTACGCTACGCGACTTCACGACAATGCTCTTACACTGACAGATTACAATGG GTTCGTTATTTACATCAATGGGAACAGAGTTGTCACTGACATTACTGCCAATGACGGCTACTGGCATTTTGTGTGTGTTACTTGGGAAAATGTCTTTGGATTTTGGCAGGTGTTTGTGGATGGTATAGTTAGAGAAAATGGTACTCAATTGGCAAGTGAAACGCTAATTGAAG GAAATGGCACTCTGGTCATTGGACAAGAACAAGATCGTATGGGTGGTGGCTTTTCCGAATCGGAATCATTGCTGGGAAAGCTGAGCTCGTTAGATATATGGGACGAAGTTTTGAATGGCGATGTCATAAAAAAGTTAAGTCAGCAATGCGAAACTTATCACGGTTCGTTGTACAGTTGGGCTCAGCTTCAACAATATGTTCGTGGTAACATTGAG ATTCAGAATAGCAGCTTCTGTCACGCTTGCTCATTACCTAAAGCTCCATTCAAAGGACAAATAGAAGTAAATTACGATGCTTCGGAGATAGTCTATACGTGTGAAAAAGGGTACCTAGTcaaatttggtaaaaaagaaagtgCAGTGCTCACCAGGAGGTGTTTAAAACAAGGACAATGGGAAGGTTACTCTACTCCAACATGCACAA AAGTGAAATGTGGTTTTCCTGGATATTTTCCGAGAGGTCAGGTACATGGGAGATCTTACAGTTACGGTGACCAAATTCATTACTCGTGTAAAAAACGTTCGACATTAAGAGGAAATCCAAATCGAATTTGTACGGCTCATGGAAAATGGAGCGGTGTGCAGCCTTTATGCATCA GTAAAACATGCAAAAATTTACTCGCCCCAGACAACGGTGACATCGAATACCTGATCGAAGATCATGAGCGAAATGACACATCCATATTGCAG GTTGGACAACAATTGGCATTTATATGTAATCCTGGCTTTCGCGTGCTTGGAAATATGTATTTAACTTGTATGGAAAACGGAGAGTGGGACAACGCTGTACCTAAATGCATCGCGTTTGGCTGCCCTCCACCGGAATT gATGGAAAATGCGTTCATAGCATCTAATATTTCGACTGGTGTAGAAATTTTACCAGCAGAAAGTTTTCTAAACTCTCAACGTGACAACTTATCGGAGGACAGTGCATCCTTG AATTTCGAATTCAATGCACTAATAATGGATCGTGGAATGGTTTGGTCCCTAGTTGTGTTCCGCTGCGTTGTCTAA